From one Treponema denticola genomic stretch:
- a CDS encoding GNAT family N-acetyltransferase: MKSSVIHLTNKNINLFIDNILPYEYLCINLAECLKKQKRFFDMGQELFTFIKADAFFSCDKEFVGILFLAAHGVLLHCFTKEITDDIAKYIKNNFLKHTNPLSVMGEKNISIYLEQLINESLSLVPARFENYKLLTLKTKPSEPNLFCERASDNLNAKLEFIKPQIEDAELLCPMEIEYNESEVLAPGVKASHESCLRLLKKRINNHALYAVKKEGKYIAKAGINALGFNWNQIGGVFTIPEYRNSGVGAANMMMLTNDCFQYKKKCALFVKIKNPAARQMYKKIGFTESCDFRISYF; encoded by the coding sequence ATGAAAAGCTCAGTTATTCATCTTACAAATAAAAATATAAATCTATTTATAGATAATATTCTTCCTTACGAGTACCTATGCATAAACCTTGCCGAGTGTCTAAAAAAACAAAAAAGATTTTTTGATATGGGCCAAGAGCTTTTTACCTTTATAAAGGCTGATGCTTTTTTTTCATGCGATAAAGAATTTGTAGGTATTTTGTTTTTAGCAGCCCACGGTGTTTTACTGCATTGTTTTACCAAAGAAATTACTGACGATATTGCAAAATATATAAAAAATAATTTTTTAAAGCACACAAATCCTCTTTCCGTAATGGGGGAAAAAAACATCTCCATTTATTTGGAACAATTAATAAATGAAAGCCTATCGCTTGTTCCGGCTCGTTTTGAAAACTACAAACTGCTTACGCTAAAAACAAAACCTTCCGAACCAAACCTTTTTTGCGAAAGGGCATCCGATAATCTTAATGCCAAATTGGAATTTATAAAACCGCAGATTGAAGATGCGGAACTTCTCTGCCCGATGGAAATAGAATACAATGAATCGGAAGTCTTGGCTCCCGGTGTAAAAGCCTCTCACGAATCCTGCCTAAGGCTTCTAAAAAAAAGAATAAACAACCATGCCCTATATGCAGTAAAAAAGGAAGGTAAGTATATTGCAAAGGCCGGAATAAACGCCTTAGGTTTTAACTGGAATCAAATAGGCGGAGTATTTACAATTCCTGAATATAGAAATAGTGGTGTGGGAGCGGCTAATATGATGATGCTGACAAATGACTGTTTTCAATATAAAAAAAAGTGTGCTCTTTTTGTAAAAATAAAAAATCCGGCAGCGAGGCAAATGTATAAAAAGATAGGATTTACAGAATCCTGTGATTTTAGAATTTCATATTTTTAG
- a CDS encoding CDP-alcohol phosphatidyltransferase family protein has protein sequence MENYSYSAEDKSVLTPLIYKCFVFPLVKILPESIPANIITIFSNSFVVFSFIVAYLNYIHDTYRFLWLIPIFCWTYIVGDYSDGVQARRTKTGSPLGEYFDHFLDSFVTGLLTGILMFCFRVTNPVLLFCVYQFLYLGQIGTFWGRFKDGVMEFAAFSTSEGTMAIAIMAALASFPFMRESSLKNVFFTFSIPYIIMFAGFGAAWITGLIAIFKTKKISIRLVLHLFFSALIGAVLVWKVKAPIFTQTLIITFYNVLFIQSVLSATAEKVKESLPDFLIPVSCILYFVVFDYSMIIQVVQIVYLLVRIIIRFLIFFKKYRHCWYWKNPIPLKK, from the coding sequence ATGGAAAATTACTCGTACAGTGCAGAGGATAAGTCAGTACTTACTCCTCTGATCTACAAGTGTTTTGTGTTTCCGCTTGTAAAAATTTTGCCTGAATCAATTCCGGCAAATATAATTACAATATTCTCCAATAGTTTTGTAGTGTTTTCCTTCATTGTCGCTTATCTAAATTATATTCATGACACTTATAGATTTTTGTGGCTGATTCCTATTTTTTGCTGGACTTATATTGTGGGAGATTATTCTGACGGCGTACAGGCAAGACGTACAAAAACCGGTTCCCCGCTCGGCGAATACTTTGATCATTTTTTGGACAGCTTTGTTACAGGTCTTCTTACAGGAATTTTAATGTTTTGCTTTAGAGTTACAAATCCTGTTTTGCTTTTTTGCGTATATCAATTTTTATATTTGGGGCAGATAGGAACATTTTGGGGACGTTTTAAAGACGGGGTAATGGAGTTTGCAGCTTTTAGTACAAGTGAAGGTACTATGGCTATTGCAATTATGGCAGCCCTTGCTTCTTTTCCTTTTATGAGAGAGAGTAGTTTAAAAAATGTTTTTTTTACGTTTAGTATTCCATACATAATTATGTTTGCCGGTTTCGGTGCTGCTTGGATTACAGGTCTTATAGCTATTTTTAAAACAAAAAAAATAAGTATCCGTTTAGTTTTACATCTTTTCTTTTCTGCCCTCATAGGTGCCGTTTTAGTTTGGAAGGTGAAAGCTCCGATATTTACACAAACATTAATTATTACATTCTATAATGTTCTGTTTATTCAATCGGTTTTATCGGCTACTGCAGAAAAAGTAAAAGAATCCTTGCCCGACTTTTTGATACCGGTCAGCTGTATTCTATATTTTGTAGTATTTGACTATTCTATGATTATTCAAGTTGTTCAAATTGTTTACCTTTTAGTTAGAATAATCATAAGGTTTCTTATTTTCTTTAAGAAGTATAGACATTGTTGGTATTGGAAAAATCCTATTCCTTTAAAAAAGTAA
- a CDS encoding DHH family phosphoesterase: MEEKLSTLCSVLSKDQQVLVQTHDFPDHDALGAAYALLKLLETYGYKVEIAYGGHIQSLSLIEFVEYLDYPLLKLDEIDDLKKYQVVIVDGSPFKGTVKNVGGILKAVIDHHPARMQSTAAYTDIRVGTGACSSIIWSYWKESGKEYDEMTATAMIAGIQLDTAFLSRSVSKLDLDAYYELYFKSDVQKTYQMIKTTINIDDLEEIGQAFTNYLRIDNFLIVELSEDYSRAILSVVADFLIWIKDISFVIVLETDGPEYKLSARSRDKNLDAGWLIQEAVKDMGSGGGHAHMAGGAIDAERYCGKTAFLNSIIKLANSEQGNNCGRK; the protein is encoded by the coding sequence ATGGAAGAAAAATTATCTACGCTTTGTTCGGTGTTAAGCAAAGACCAACAGGTGCTTGTACAAACTCATGATTTTCCGGATCATGATGCTCTGGGTGCTGCTTATGCTCTTTTAAAACTTTTAGAAACTTACGGTTACAAAGTAGAGATTGCTTACGGCGGTCATATTCAAAGTCTATCTTTAATAGAATTTGTAGAATATTTAGACTACCCGCTTTTAAAACTTGATGAAATAGATGATCTAAAAAAATACCAAGTCGTAATTGTAGACGGCTCTCCTTTTAAGGGAACCGTAAAAAATGTAGGCGGTATCTTAAAAGCCGTAATAGACCACCATCCGGCAAGAATGCAGTCTACGGCAGCTTATACGGATATAAGGGTAGGTACCGGAGCCTGTTCTTCCATTATTTGGTCTTATTGGAAAGAATCCGGAAAAGAATATGACGAAATGACTGCGACAGCAATGATTGCGGGTATACAGCTGGATACGGCTTTTTTATCCAGAAGTGTAAGCAAACTTGATCTGGACGCTTATTATGAACTCTACTTTAAATCTGATGTGCAAAAAACATATCAAATGATTAAAACGACTATAAACATCGACGACCTCGAAGAAATAGGACAGGCCTTTACAAACTATTTACGCATAGATAATTTTTTAATTGTAGAATTAAGTGAAGACTACTCAAGAGCTATTTTGTCGGTTGTAGCCGATTTTTTAATTTGGATAAAAGATATTTCTTTTGTTATTGTACTGGAAACAGACGGACCTGAATACAAACTCTCTGCACGAAGCCGTGATAAAAATCTTGATGCAGGCTGGCTCATTCAAGAAGCAGTAAAAGACATGGGGTCGGGAGGAGGCCATGCACATATGGCCGGAGGAGCAATAGATGCAGAAAGATACTGCGGTAAAACCGCATTTTTAAACTCTATCATTAAGTTAGCTAATTCTGAACAAGGAAACAACTGTGGACGAAAATAA
- a CDS encoding glycoside hydrolase family 3 protein — protein MKTEFSITKKCILFFLCIFLLMINLNSASPVKQLPNFYDNVPNEELAADIVENMTDEELLAQTFMFGWAGQDPGDLLISWIEDYGLGSIKVFGWNTGDSHKLAKSISILQKKSLEGRFGIPLFVATDQEGGWVRHVKGLTSETPGNLAIGASGIPQDSYYSGYYISREIRALGINLNFAPTVDLLTDHDSSIIGPRSFGDSPHAAGILGAAFVRGSRDAGVLTTAKHFPGHGDTSIDSHGRLPKIDISEETFRNRELIPFKYLIDAGVPAIMTGHLNFSSILPNGEPATFSKYLLTDILRGELCFKGLIITDDMMMHGAMNFAGGIAKAVKMALEAGNDIIESSTTPRHYQAFWKDNIRAMKEDPQFKERVKDAAFRILLEKLKYFKSDNHVPILPDMEKLDERIPDKEGQKFFLSLAGRSTTIVRAADIPFKPEEDEDILLVSAYKDFFKYGLKRFPKAKIIEVDSAYHHARRFDTIIFCLSDKYSLSVLQKIMYAYPKKKYIVISVLSPAFLAKVPKAETAIAIYSYSPASFTAAFGALCGDFTPNGKLPISGIE, from the coding sequence ATGAAAACCGAATTCTCAATTACAAAAAAGTGCATACTATTTTTTTTATGTATCTTTTTATTAATGATCAATTTGAACTCCGCTTCTCCTGTAAAACAATTACCCAACTTTTACGATAATGTACCGAACGAAGAACTGGCAGCCGACATAGTTGAAAACATGACCGATGAGGAACTTTTAGCTCAAACCTTTATGTTCGGCTGGGCAGGCCAAGACCCCGGGGACTTGCTCATTTCATGGATTGAAGACTACGGACTGGGAAGTATCAAGGTTTTCGGCTGGAATACCGGTGACTCCCATAAACTTGCTAAGTCCATTTCCATTTTACAAAAAAAATCCCTCGAAGGCAGATTCGGTATTCCGCTTTTTGTTGCAACCGATCAAGAAGGAGGCTGGGTACGGCATGTAAAGGGGCTGACCTCGGAAACTCCCGGCAATCTTGCAATAGGAGCGTCAGGCATACCCCAAGATTCTTACTATTCCGGCTATTATATTTCAAGAGAAATAAGGGCGTTAGGCATAAACCTAAATTTTGCTCCCACTGTAGACCTTCTAACGGATCATGACTCGTCAATAATCGGCCCGCGTTCTTTTGGAGATTCTCCTCATGCCGCAGGAATTTTAGGAGCCGCTTTTGTACGGGGAAGCAGGGACGCAGGCGTTCTTACAACAGCAAAGCATTTTCCGGGGCATGGAGACACCAGCATCGACAGTCACGGCCGTCTTCCTAAAATCGACATATCCGAGGAAACTTTCCGCAACAGGGAATTGATTCCTTTTAAATATCTGATAGATGCCGGCGTACCTGCAATTATGACAGGGCACTTAAACTTTTCGTCAATTTTACCTAATGGAGAACCTGCAACATTTTCCAAATATCTTTTAACGGATATACTGCGCGGAGAATTGTGCTTTAAAGGCCTTATAATTACCGATGACATGATGATGCACGGGGCAATGAATTTTGCAGGCGGTATTGCAAAGGCTGTTAAAATGGCCTTAGAAGCCGGAAACGATATAATCGAATCCTCCACAACGCCTCGGCACTACCAAGCTTTTTGGAAAGATAATATCAGGGCAATGAAGGAAGATCCTCAATTTAAAGAAAGGGTAAAGGATGCGGCCTTTAGAATTTTACTTGAAAAATTGAAGTATTTTAAAAGCGATAACCACGTTCCCATTCTGCCCGATATGGAAAAACTGGATGAAAGAATTCCCGATAAGGAAGGTCAAAAGTTCTTTTTAAGTTTGGCAGGCCGTTCAACTACAATAGTGCGTGCGGCCGATATCCCTTTTAAGCCTGAAGAAGATGAAGATATCCTCCTTGTATCTGCCTATAAAGATTTTTTTAAATACGGTTTAAAGCGTTTCCCCAAGGCAAAAATAATTGAAGTAGATTCAGCCTATCACCATGCACGCCGATTTGATACAATTATCTTCTGTCTTTCCGATAAATATTCTTTAAGCGTTTTGCAAAAAATAATGTACGCCTATCCCAAGAAAAAATACATAGTTATCTCGGTTTTATCGCCTGCATTTTTGGCAAAGGTTCCTAAAGCCGAAACGGCAATAGCCATTTACAGCTATTCGCCGGCATCATTTACTGCCGCCTTCGGAGCCCTTTGCGGCGACTTTACCCCTAACGGAAAACTTCCTATTTCAGGAATAGAGTAA
- a CDS encoding ABC transporter ATP-binding protein has translation MESKERGIIKNSLYMLKNILKTDKILFSLMVLYIPVFVFSPLASAYLPRAVIESIQNKAGISVFIQSFLIIAFIVAVLKALETFLNARFNCRGSYRRIELMTELYKKMWTMSYKNIASQEGILSFEKARDMVDNDYSISQQFPRKISSLIVSIVGIFFFGSLIASINPILIGLIFISGTVSYFYGKYEIKKNKEINEVLKKEHHKMRYLTQRACDYKFAKDIKLYKIETWIVQAYKSSLKIINKCYGKIKTVNFIGATISALFIFLRDGLAYIYLTGMVLNKEIGIGEFIFLFSIIKTFSGWLLGIISQITHLKRESLNIDYYRNFCELNDGLIRGKGIPLPKKFDIELKNVSFKYGESERYIFKDLNLRIEDKEKLAIVGVNGAGKTTLTCLIMNLLQPTEGEVLLNGKNINEYNVDEYYSLFSTVFQDIYVLPDTIKNLVTAGNKKFNQDDFDSALKQSGLQKIIENLNEKENTYLVKGVWPNAIDLSGGQEQRLMLARALYKNGPISILDEPTAALDPIAESQIYSEYNNMTKDKTSIFISHRLASTRFCDRIILIENGKIIEEGSHSELIKQNGEYKKMFDIQSSYYQDNKHKGGK, from the coding sequence ATGGAGTCAAAAGAAAGAGGGATTATAAAAAACAGCCTTTATATGTTAAAAAACATTCTTAAAACCGATAAGATTCTTTTTAGTCTAATGGTTTTGTACATACCTGTCTTTGTTTTTTCGCCTCTTGCAAGTGCCTACTTGCCGAGGGCGGTAATAGAATCGATTCAAAATAAGGCAGGAATTTCCGTCTTTATTCAAAGTTTTTTGATTATAGCCTTTATTGTAGCAGTCTTAAAAGCTCTTGAAACCTTCTTAAATGCAAGGTTTAATTGCCGAGGATCTTACCGGAGAATAGAGCTTATGACAGAGCTTTACAAAAAAATGTGGACAATGTCATATAAAAATATCGCTTCACAAGAAGGAATTTTAAGTTTTGAAAAAGCAAGAGATATGGTAGATAATGATTACTCAATAAGCCAGCAATTCCCGAGGAAAATAAGCAGCCTCATTGTAAGTATTGTCGGCATCTTCTTTTTCGGAAGCCTTATTGCTTCTATTAATCCCATTCTTATCGGATTAATTTTTATATCGGGAACAGTAAGTTATTTTTACGGAAAATATGAGATAAAAAAGAATAAAGAAATAAATGAAGTCTTAAAAAAAGAACATCATAAGATGAGGTATCTTACGCAAAGGGCCTGTGATTATAAATTTGCTAAAGATATAAAACTCTACAAGATAGAAACTTGGATAGTGCAAGCATATAAGAGTTCTTTAAAAATAATAAACAAATGTTACGGAAAAATAAAAACCGTAAATTTTATCGGTGCCACTATATCGGCTCTTTTTATATTTTTAAGAGACGGCCTTGCCTATATTTATCTAACCGGAATGGTTTTAAACAAAGAAATAGGCATAGGAGAATTTATCTTTTTATTTTCTATTATAAAAACATTTTCAGGCTGGCTATTGGGAATTATTTCGCAGATTACTCACTTAAAAAGAGAAAGTTTAAACATAGACTATTACCGCAATTTTTGCGAGCTTAATGACGGATTAATCCGAGGTAAAGGTATTCCTCTTCCTAAAAAATTCGATATAGAGTTAAAAAATGTTTCTTTTAAATATGGCGAGTCTGAGAGATATATTTTTAAAGATTTAAATTTACGCATAGAAGATAAAGAAAAACTTGCAATAGTCGGAGTAAATGGAGCGGGAAAAACTACCCTAACATGTTTGATAATGAATCTTCTTCAACCCACTGAAGGTGAAGTTTTATTAAACGGGAAAAATATAAACGAATACAATGTTGATGAATACTATTCTTTATTTTCAACTGTTTTTCAAGATATATATGTTTTACCCGATACTATTAAAAATCTGGTTACCGCAGGAAATAAAAAATTTAACCAAGATGACTTTGATTCTGCTCTAAAACAATCAGGCTTACAAAAAATTATTGAAAACTTAAATGAAAAGGAAAACACCTATCTTGTAAAAGGAGTTTGGCCTAATGCGATAGACCTTTCAGGCGGACAAGAACAGCGTCTTATGCTTGCAAGAGCTCTATATAAAAACGGACCTATTTCTATTTTAGATGAACCTACAGCGGCTCTTGACCCTATAGCGGAAAGTCAAATTTATTCCGAGTACAATAATATGACAAAGGATAAAACTTCTATCTTTATTTCGCATAGACTGGCATCAACCCGTTTTTGCGATAGGATTATTTTAATCGAAAACGGTAAAATAATAGAAGAAGGAAGTCATTCGGAGTTGATAAAACAAAACGGAGAATATAAAAAAATGTTCGATATACAAAGTTCATACTATCAAGACAATAAACACAAGGGAGGTAAATAA
- a CDS encoding TraB/GumN family protein, with protein sequence MDENNEKTLKRILLKDREIILLGTAHVSKESIKDVESTIREENPDCVCVELDEVRYKSLTSKDTWQQINISQVLREGKGFLLLANLVLASFQKKLGSDLGVKPGDEMKAAIEVSQELNIKTEMVDRPIHTTLKRAWAKNRGWGRSKLLATLLSAAFSNEKLEEDEIEKLKNQSAMDNMMQEMAEYLPNIKGVLIDERDRYLASKIWESSGKKIVAVLGAGHLPGTERFIKELEAGTKTTDVSDIEVIPPKSTGSKIAAWIFPIVIIGLIVLGFFKGGEIKTGQMLLSFVLWNGGLAAIGALIALGHPLAILASFLGAPFTTINPFLGIGMISGLVQAWAKKPQVKDMENLTNDAAKISGWYKNRITKVLLVFILSSLGSSIGTFMTVPALIANLIK encoded by the coding sequence GTGGACGAAAATAACGAAAAAACTTTAAAGCGTATTCTTTTAAAAGACCGCGAAATTATTCTTTTAGGAACGGCTCACGTTTCTAAAGAAAGTATCAAGGATGTTGAATCTACAATTAGGGAAGAAAACCCCGATTGTGTATGTGTAGAATTGGACGAAGTAAGATATAAGTCCTTAACCTCAAAAGATACTTGGCAGCAAATCAATATTTCCCAAGTTTTACGTGAAGGAAAGGGATTTTTACTCCTTGCAAATTTGGTTCTTGCTTCTTTTCAAAAAAAACTGGGAAGCGACCTCGGTGTAAAACCCGGCGATGAAATGAAGGCCGCAATCGAGGTTTCTCAAGAGCTAAACATAAAAACCGAAATGGTTGACCGTCCTATTCATACAACATTAAAAAGAGCTTGGGCAAAAAACCGCGGTTGGGGAAGATCAAAGCTTTTGGCAACTCTTTTAAGTGCGGCATTTTCCAACGAAAAACTTGAAGAAGATGAAATCGAAAAATTAAAAAATCAAAGTGCAATGGATAACATGATGCAGGAAATGGCCGAGTATCTTCCGAACATAAAAGGCGTTTTAATAGATGAGCGAGACCGCTATCTTGCATCAAAAATTTGGGAAAGCAGCGGCAAAAAAATTGTAGCGGTTTTAGGTGCAGGCCACCTTCCCGGAACGGAACGATTTATAAAAGAACTGGAAGCAGGTACAAAAACAACAGACGTATCCGACATTGAAGTAATTCCGCCGAAAAGCACAGGAAGCAAAATTGCCGCTTGGATATTTCCCATAGTTATAATAGGATTGATTGTTCTAGGCTTCTTTAAAGGAGGCGAAATAAAAACCGGCCAAATGCTGTTATCCTTTGTTCTCTGGAACGGAGGTCTCGCAGCGATAGGAGCTCTTATTGCACTCGGCCATCCCCTCGCTATTCTCGCCTCATTTTTAGGAGCACCTTTTACAACGATAAACCCGTTTTTGGGTATAGGAATGATTTCAGGCCTTGTACAAGCTTGGGCAAAAAAACCTCAAGTAAAAGACATGGAAAACCTTACAAATGATGCGGCGAAAATCTCCGGCTGGTATAAAAACAGAATCACAAAAGTTCTTCTTGTTTTTATTCTTTCTTCTCTTGGAAGCTCGATAGGAACATTTATGACGGTTCCGGCTCTTATTGCTAACCTGATTAAATAA
- a CDS encoding prolipoprotein diacylglyceryl transferase, whose protein sequence is MQPYISFFKFEIPSYGLMIALGIIVANIIGGIVIKKEKLDINDFILIEAYLFLSGTIGAKFLYLLIAKDSIEWSKIFDLNYFHSLIESGFVFYGGVIGGILIIPFIKKIHKIKVEKYLKKSIFMLPLIHAFGRVGCFLAGCCYGIPYCGCFNVVFPKNSFAPQGINLFPIQLCEAFFLILLSFFLLYLTLKNKSRYMVLIYLFCYSIIRFILEFLRYDSARGKVLFFSTSQWISLIILIYTIIYFSKHRLFSKNRLRQI, encoded by the coding sequence ATGCAGCCTTACATATCTTTTTTTAAATTTGAAATTCCTTCCTATGGGTTAATGATTGCTCTTGGTATTATCGTTGCAAATATAATAGGCGGAATAGTTATTAAAAAAGAAAAATTGGATATCAACGATTTTATACTAATTGAAGCCTACCTTTTTTTAAGCGGAACCATAGGCGCAAAGTTCTTATATCTTTTAATAGCCAAAGATTCAATTGAGTGGTCAAAAATATTCGACTTAAACTATTTTCATAGCTTAATAGAATCAGGCTTTGTTTTCTATGGAGGAGTCATAGGAGGTATATTAATAATTCCTTTTATAAAAAAAATACATAAAATAAAAGTCGAGAAATATTTAAAAAAATCAATATTTATGCTGCCGCTTATACATGCTTTTGGAAGAGTAGGATGCTTTTTAGCCGGCTGTTGTTATGGAATTCCTTACTGCGGATGCTTTAATGTAGTTTTTCCAAAAAACTCATTTGCTCCTCAAGGCATAAATCTCTTTCCGATCCAGCTATGTGAAGCTTTTTTTCTGATTTTATTATCGTTTTTTTTACTATACTTAACATTAAAAAATAAAAGCCGGTACATGGTCCTTATATATTTATTTTGTTATAGCATAATCCGCTTTATCTTGGAATTTCTTAGATATGACTCCGCACGAGGAAAAGTTCTGTTTTTTTCCACTTCGCAATGGATAAGTCTTATAATTTTAATTTACACAATTATATATTTTTCAAAACACCGCCTATTTTCAAAAAACCGTTTGCGTCAAATCTGA
- a CDS encoding ABC transporter ATP-binding protein — protein MKTSIKDIIKFSYKTDKVLFTSLILEQIVSSADIFINLYLVKLIINAFVKGKTKEEILFLCLIALISNFVLILIKRFSEETQTNRFRIILYKRDMEINKKTMKLDYEFLEDTDLQLGLTKMREYDNFGNYGIYHVGRHFGAIINSVLTFIFAIIFSINLFRMQSELIPIANWLWNTIFILLFFSFSLISILASKKFNTKMHAMFDKDVVFLNRLLRAYMNTNDDYKSGKDVRLYNYNLLTSVLKNSNNNVKNFYKRLSHNFFKCNVQTGLMTIFSSLLVYFYAGFKAYYGLIELGDIVQYTGIAVLTADAVTLIIMSISSLYANKDYFKTIFDYLNLSNGKYEGSLPIEKRDDNEYEFEFKNVGFKYPKTSKYVLQNVNLKFKIGQRLAIVGMNGSGKTTLIKLLTRFYDPTDGEILLNGINIQKYDYNEYLDIFSVVFQDFKLFSFMLGQNISASMEYDEKRAEEALTKAGFEKALQKMPQGLKTYLYQDYEEGGIEISGGEAQKIAMARAIYKDSPFIILDEPTAALDPISEFEIYSKFDTIIGNKTAVYISHRLSSCKFCDEIAVFDEGKLVQHGSHDALLQDKEGKYHELWNAQAQYYKEEEIEKLLR, from the coding sequence ATGAAAACAAGTATAAAAGATATTATTAAATTTTCTTATAAAACGGATAAGGTTTTATTTACATCGTTAATTTTAGAACAAATTGTAAGTTCAGCCGATATTTTTATAAACCTTTACTTGGTAAAGCTCATCATCAATGCTTTTGTAAAGGGGAAAACAAAGGAAGAAATATTATTTCTCTGTCTTATAGCCCTTATAAGTAATTTTGTTTTAATTTTGATAAAAAGATTTTCAGAAGAAACTCAAACTAACAGATTCCGTATCATACTGTATAAAAGGGATATGGAAATAAATAAAAAAACTATGAAACTCGATTACGAATTTTTGGAAGACACTGATCTTCAGTTGGGTCTTACAAAGATGAGAGAATATGACAACTTCGGAAATTACGGTATCTATCATGTAGGCAGACATTTCGGTGCAATAATAAATTCGGTATTGACTTTTATTTTTGCAATAATTTTTTCCATAAATCTTTTTAGGATGCAATCGGAACTTATTCCTATAGCCAATTGGTTATGGAATACGATTTTTATTCTTTTATTTTTTTCGTTCAGCCTTATTTCAATACTGGCTTCCAAAAAATTTAATACCAAAATGCATGCAATGTTTGATAAGGATGTCGTATTTTTAAACAGACTACTTCGTGCATATATGAATACTAACGATGATTACAAATCGGGAAAGGATGTCCGTCTTTATAATTATAATTTACTTACAAGTGTGTTAAAAAATTCCAATAATAATGTGAAAAATTTTTATAAACGGTTGTCTCATAATTTTTTTAAGTGCAATGTTCAAACGGGACTGATGACAATTTTTTCTTCTTTGCTTGTATACTTTTATGCAGGATTCAAAGCCTATTACGGCCTTATCGAGTTGGGCGATATTGTTCAGTATACGGGCATTGCAGTATTAACGGCCGATGCCGTAACTCTTATCATCATGTCGATTTCAAGTCTTTATGCCAATAAAGATTATTTTAAGACCATTTTCGATTATCTTAATTTATCGAACGGAAAATACGAAGGCTCTCTTCCTATCGAAAAAAGAGATGATAACGAGTATGAGTTTGAATTTAAAAATGTCGGTTTTAAATATCCTAAAACTTCAAAATATGTTCTACAAAATGTGAACTTAAAATTTAAAATAGGACAAAGGCTTGCCATAGTGGGCATGAACGGCAGTGGAAAAACTACTTTGATAAAACTCCTAACCCGCTTTTATGATCCGACGGATGGCGAAATTTTATTAAACGGTATCAATATACAAAAATACGATTATAACGAGTATCTGGATATATTTTCAGTAGTCTTTCAGGACTTTAAACTCTTCTCTTTTATGTTGGGACAAAATATTTCAGCTTCAATGGAATATGATGAAAAAAGAGCGGAAGAAGCCTTAACCAAAGCCGGCTTTGAAAAGGCTTTACAAAAAATGCCGCAAGGTTTAAAAACCTATCTCTATCAAGACTATGAAGAAGGCGGAATCGAAATATCGGGCGGCGAAGCTCAAAAGATTGCGATGGCAAGGGCTATTTACAAGGACTCTCCTTTTATAATACTCGATGAGCCTACCGCTGCCCTTGACCCTATTTCCGAATTTGAAATTTATTCAAAGTTTGATACAATTATAGGGAATAAAACAGCCGTTTACATTTCGCACCGGCTTTCTTCATGTAAATTCTGCGATGAGATTGCCGTCTTTGATGAAGGCAAGTTAGTACAGCACGGCTCCCACGATGCTCTTCTTCAAGACAAAGAGGGTAAATACCATGAACTCTGGAATGCCCAAGCTCAATATTATAAGGAAGAGGAAATTGAAAAGCTTTTAAGATAA